In Deltaproteobacteria bacterium HGW-Deltaproteobacteria-6, one genomic interval encodes:
- a CDS encoding RNA pseudouridine synthase, producing the protein MQASQWPEKLSFVRAVTDDTSPGACDFLAFYTGLSKGRVKDAMNKGAVWLQRKGSGRIRLRKASFRLRKEDILELHYDPKLLSMDPPIASCLQDYKHYSVWFKPANLLSQGTDFGDHGSLLRQAETYFNPRREAFLVHRLDREAAGLMMVAHSKKAAGRLSILFSEHRVVKRYRVEVLGMPENNEGAISQPLDGKTAVTRYRIISRNPEADTSTLEVEIETGRLHQIRRHLACIGHPVMGDPRYGAGNKDGKPLRLTACELAWRCPFTGNERVSSLKNEEDGDRGPGLRQGVKA; encoded by the coding sequence ATGCAGGCATCGCAATGGCCGGAGAAATTAAGTTTCGTAAGGGCCGTAACCGATGACACATCGCCCGGAGCCTGCGACTTTCTTGCATTTTACACCGGTCTTTCCAAGGGCCGTGTAAAAGACGCCATGAACAAAGGCGCGGTCTGGCTTCAGCGAAAAGGTTCCGGGCGTATCCGTCTGAGAAAAGCCAGTTTCCGGCTCAGGAAAGAGGATATCCTTGAACTGCACTATGACCCGAAACTCCTGTCAATGGATCCACCCATAGCCTCGTGTCTCCAGGATTACAAACACTACAGCGTCTGGTTCAAGCCGGCAAATCTCCTCAGCCAGGGGACTGATTTTGGAGACCACGGATCGCTCCTCAGGCAGGCGGAGACATATTTCAATCCGAGGCGCGAAGCCTTTCTGGTGCACAGGCTGGACCGGGAGGCAGCAGGCCTCATGATGGTTGCTCATTCCAAAAAAGCTGCGGGCCGGCTTTCCATACTTTTCTCGGAACACAGGGTTGTCAAACGTTACCGCGTGGAGGTTCTGGGCATGCCGGAAAACAATGAAGGCGCCATCAGCCAGCCTCTGGATGGAAAGACGGCAGTAACCCGATACCGGATCATTTCAAGAAATCCCGAAGCGGATACATCCACGCTGGAAGTCGAAATTGAAACAGGACGGCTGCATCAGATCCGTCGTCATCTGGCGTGCATCGGCCATCCGGTGATGGGTGATCCGCGTTATGGCGCCGGCAACAAGGATGGAAAGCCGCTGAGGCTGACCGCCTGCGAGCTTGCCTGGCGCTGTCCGTTTACCGGGAATGAAAGGGTTTCCAGCTTGAAAAATGAAGAGGATGGCGATCGCGGTCCCGGCTTGCGGCAAGGCGTTAAGGCATGA